A region of Sulfitobacter faviae DNA encodes the following proteins:
- a CDS encoding alpha/beta hydrolase family protein codes for MTTTALLAAGLTAGVAQAENRIDRQLPNAPELAAYGDHAVGVRTLEMVNPDQIDILAIDPAADKPKEMPRYDRPLTVEMYYPAAEGAEGDTSFKAYLRDGTTEVTLEGQAMRDVEPAEGETFPLVLISHGYPGNRYLMSHLAENLASKGYVVASIDHTDSTYRTQAAFGSTLVNRSLDQLFVLEQMAQKAAEGGDFAGLYDAENTGLIGYSMGGYGAIITAGGGVTETSVGYTWGGPHGTLGIHQAGSETHDALPDPRIKTAVAFGPWGMNRGFWDAEGLAGVQIPMLFIAGSQDDVSLYKNGIRAIWENTSNVDRALLTYMNAGHNAGAPMPAPEEAYYFSEDKGFNISEHYTDAVWDTVRMNNIAQHFVTAWMDSHLKGEEAKAAYLDLVENSNDGVWSAEEDGTEKEDHSYWKGFPEGTAKGLMYEVKSAAE; via the coding sequence ATGACCACCACAGCCCTGCTTGCCGCGGGCCTTACCGCTGGCGTGGCGCAGGCGGAAAACCGGATCGACCGGCAATTGCCGAATGCGCCCGAACTTGCGGCCTATGGCGACCATGCCGTGGGGGTGCGCACTTTGGAGATGGTCAACCCCGACCAGATCGACATCCTCGCCATCGACCCCGCCGCCGACAAGCCCAAGGAGATGCCGCGCTACGACCGGCCGCTCACGGTTGAGATGTATTATCCCGCCGCCGAGGGGGCGGAGGGCGACACCTCCTTCAAGGCTTATCTCCGCGACGGCACCACCGAGGTCACGCTCGAGGGACAGGCCATGCGCGACGTCGAGCCGGCGGAGGGCGAGACCTTTCCGCTGGTGCTGATCAGCCATGGCTATCCGGGCAACCGTTACCTCATGTCGCATCTGGCAGAGAACCTCGCCTCCAAGGGCTATGTCGTGGCCTCGATCGACCATACCGACAGCACCTACCGCACGCAGGCGGCCTTTGGCTCGACGCTGGTGAACCGCTCGCTCGATCAGCTGTTCGTGCTGGAGCAGATGGCGCAGAAGGCCGCGGAGGGCGGTGATTTCGCGGGGCTCTATGACGCCGAGAACACCGGTCTGATCGGCTACTCCATGGGCGGCTATGGCGCGATCATCACCGCCGGGGGCGGGGTGACGGAGACCTCGGTCGGCTATACGTGGGGCGGTCCGCATGGAACGCTCGGGATCCATCAGGCGGGCTCCGAGACCCATGACGCGCTGCCCGACCCACGCATCAAGACCGCGGTGGCCTTCGGCCCCTGGGGGATGAACCGTGGCTTCTGGGATGCCGAGGGATTGGCGGGCGTGCAAATCCCGATGCTCTTTATCGCAGGCTCGCAGGATGATGTCTCGCTTTATAAGAACGGCATCCGCGCGATCTGGGAAAACACCTCGAACGTCGACCGGGCGCTTTTGACCTACATGAACGCAGGTCACAACGCGGGCGCCCCGATGCCGGCGCCGGAGGAGGCCTATTACTTCAGCGAAGACAAGGGCTTCAACATCTCGGAGCATTACACCGACGCGGTCTGGGACACGGTGCGGATGAACAATATCGCCCAGCATTTCGTGACCGCGTGGATGGACAGTCATTTGAAGGGTGAGGAGGCGAAGGCGGCGTATCTCGATCTGGTAGAGAACTCGAACGACGGCGTCTGGTCGGCCGAGGAGGATGGGACCGAGAAGGAAGACCACAGCTATTGGAAGGGATTCCCGGAGGGGACCGCGAAGGGGCTGATGTATGAGGTGAAATCGGCGGCTGAGTGA